From a region of the Leptospira kmetyi serovar Malaysia str. Bejo-Iso9 genome:
- a CDS encoding putative Ig domain-containing protein encodes MKTLLAFLNIVSSVLFFTFTTNCLTGERGSSWILPLVNTNLSNVSSAPSPGPQISPISFQYSSQNFQFVKNEAITDEVPTSLDAINHYSISPSLPTGLSFDTITGKIAGTPGSAGTSTYQVTAYDLQGRSSTITLNLEIKALNWENQFFLKGSNTLASHSFGVSTWISGDTIVAGAYGDSSFMGAAYVFKRVGITWSQEAYLTAPLRTSSDVFGLGVAISGDTIVVGAPLEDSAQRSITTVASSDETASGSGAAYVYRRVGSTWNLEAFLKASNADANDSFGRFVAIDGDTIVVGAPRESSLDPTLQNGSFASTDNSGTNIGAAYVFKRVGTTWTQEAYLKPQNPAANDRFGSEIGISGDTIVVGVSQDDLSGTNSGAAYVFRKVGTTWTQEAYLKASNAAANDQFGVSVGISGNTIIVGAYTQNSGTGEAYIFERTGTTWTETARLKAPNAEASDQFAKAVAISGDTVAIAAPRESNSIRSILNKGVLPDPTDNGSSLSGAVYVFQKDTNWVYRSFIKTSNADPSDQVSNAVGGPGPPIGEYGSLSISGDTIALGAPEEKSSQTFPSATAPIGDNTKSKSGAVYVFSR; translated from the coding sequence ATGAAGACGTTACTCGCCTTTCTAAATATTGTTTCATCGGTCCTATTCTTTACGTTCACAACCAATTGTTTGACCGGTGAACGCGGGAGCTCTTGGATTCTCCCCCTCGTAAACACGAATCTTTCAAATGTGAGTTCCGCCCCTTCCCCGGGACCACAAATCAGTCCGATTTCATTTCAATATTCTTCCCAAAACTTTCAATTCGTAAAGAACGAGGCGATTACAGACGAGGTTCCGACCTCTTTGGACGCAATTAACCACTATTCGATCTCCCCTTCTCTGCCGACGGGCCTGAGTTTCGACACGATAACGGGAAAAATTGCGGGAACTCCCGGGTCCGCAGGCACATCGACCTATCAAGTCACCGCTTACGATCTTCAAGGCCGTTCCTCCACGATCACACTCAATTTGGAAATCAAAGCTCTCAATTGGGAGAATCAGTTTTTTCTCAAAGGCTCCAACACATTGGCGTCTCACTCATTCGGGGTCAGCACTTGGATTTCGGGAGATACGATTGTCGCGGGCGCGTACGGAGATTCTTCGTTTATGGGCGCCGCTTACGTGTTTAAACGAGTCGGAATTACATGGTCTCAAGAAGCCTACTTAACGGCCCCGCTCCGAACTTCGAGCGACGTTTTCGGATTGGGCGTTGCGATCTCCGGCGACACGATCGTAGTCGGAGCTCCTCTGGAAGACAGCGCGCAACGTTCGATCACTACAGTCGCGTCTTCCGACGAAACCGCTTCCGGCTCCGGCGCGGCTTACGTTTACAGAAGAGTGGGTTCCACTTGGAACCTGGAAGCGTTTTTAAAGGCGTCTAACGCGGATGCGAACGATAGCTTCGGACGTTTTGTCGCGATCGACGGAGATACGATCGTGGTCGGAGCTCCGCGAGAATCCAGCCTAGATCCCACGCTTCAAAACGGTTCTTTCGCAAGCACGGACAACAGCGGAACGAATATCGGAGCCGCCTACGTATTCAAAAGAGTCGGAACTACTTGGACCCAAGAAGCCTACTTAAAACCCCAGAACCCCGCCGCGAACGATCGATTCGGATCCGAAATCGGAATTTCAGGAGATACGATCGTGGTCGGCGTAAGCCAAGACGATTTATCAGGAACCAACTCGGGAGCGGCTTATGTTTTCCGAAAAGTCGGAACTACGTGGACTCAAGAAGCCTACTTAAAGGCGTCTAACGCGGCCGCGAACGATCAATTCGGAGTCTCCGTAGGAATTTCGGGGAACACGATCATCGTGGGAGCTTACACACAAAACTCAGGCACCGGAGAAGCTTATATCTTCGAGCGAACCGGAACAACCTGGACCGAAACAGCGAGATTAAAAGCGCCCAATGCGGAAGCAAGCGATCAATTCGCAAAAGCGGTCGCAATCTCGGGAGACACAGTCGCGATCGCCGCACCGAGAGAATCGAATTCTATACGAAGCATATTAAATAAGGGAGTTCTACCCGATCCAACGGACAACGGATCGAGTCTGTCGGGAGCGGTGTACGTATTTCAGAAAGACACGAATTGGGTCTATCGATCGTTTATCAAAACGAGCAACGCCGATCCGAGCGATCAAGTCTCCAACGCCGTCGGAGGCCCCGGACCGCCCATCGGAGAATACGGAAGTCTTTCGATTTCCGGAGATACGATCGCACTCGGAGCGCCCGAAGAAAAAAGTTCTCAAACGTTTCCGTCCGCGACGGCTCCGATCGGAGACAACACAAAATCAAAATCGGGCGCGGTTTACGTATTCAGCCGATGA
- a CDS encoding helix-turn-helix domain-containing protein — MTVIDFLRDFVLIHEGASTYLICVHGCAILMSFLGGVSEFYKYRKTYLNLTRGWVAFAVCACLILNNASVSLLVSPEIAVSNSYHRFFFGVYYGLMISPCLSNIFSNMYLLKAVKNPEPYCNASILMIPALMILSFLFPSTLSFVYFADILLLGIEVFLCVWSAYSILRWKRSKIYLSLSFMNVMMFASIGFHIFGLMTHSEDSLRMISWIPSHMVLFCILLEYNRPGIFAFPVGESDQNMNEALSLSDNKIEKNEIVPGKTASPKKNLLQGIDLEKIEERFAKFVADQGFKDEEIRLPDFAAYLGLSVHQASYYLNQFKKLNFSEFINYHRVEEVKKLIRDNGNLNLLEIALTCGFNSPASFHRAVLKFEGVPPRELKRELQKRTLKIHYTLAEDAG, encoded by the coding sequence ATGACAGTGATCGACTTTTTAAGGGATTTCGTTTTAATACACGAAGGGGCTTCCACGTATTTGATATGCGTTCACGGGTGCGCGATTCTGATGAGTTTTTTGGGGGGAGTTTCCGAGTTTTATAAATATAGAAAAACGTATTTGAATCTGACTCGGGGTTGGGTCGCCTTTGCCGTTTGCGCTTGTTTGATTTTGAACAACGCGTCCGTTTCCTTGTTGGTTTCTCCGGAGATCGCGGTTTCGAATTCTTACCATCGTTTCTTTTTCGGAGTTTATTACGGATTGATGATCAGCCCTTGTCTTTCCAATATTTTCTCCAATATGTATTTGTTGAAGGCGGTAAAAAATCCGGAGCCGTATTGCAACGCTTCGATTTTGATGATTCCGGCTTTGATGATCCTTTCCTTTCTTTTTCCGAGTACGCTTTCTTTCGTTTATTTCGCGGATATTCTTCTTCTGGGAATCGAAGTTTTTCTCTGCGTATGGTCCGCTTATTCCATTCTCCGTTGGAAACGATCCAAAATTTATCTTAGTTTATCGTTTATGAACGTAATGATGTTCGCCTCGATCGGGTTTCACATCTTCGGTTTAATGACTCACTCCGAAGATTCTCTTCGGATGATCAGTTGGATTCCGAGTCACATGGTTCTTTTTTGTATTCTTTTGGAATACAATCGTCCCGGAATTTTTGCCTTTCCCGTGGGAGAATCCGATCAGAACATGAACGAAGCGCTATCCCTTTCGGATAACAAAATCGAAAAGAATGAAATCGTTCCCGGAAAAACCGCTTCTCCCAAAAAGAATCTGCTACAAGGAATCGATCTGGAAAAAATCGAAGAACGATTCGCTAAGTTCGTCGCCGATCAGGGATTTAAGGACGAAGAGATTCGTTTGCCAGACTTTGCGGCGTATCTCGGGCTTTCCGTTCATCAGGCTTCTTATTATCTAAATCAATTTAAGAAGTTGAACTTTTCCGAGTTTATCAATTATCATCGTGTCGAAGAAGTTAAGAAATTGATACGCGACAACGGAAATTTGAATCTTTTGGAAATCGCGTTGACCTGCGGTTTTAATTCTCCCGCGTCCTTTCATAGAGCCGTGTTGAAGTTCGAAGGCGTTCCTCCCCGGGAATTAAAACGGGAACTTCAAAAAAGAACATTAAAAATTCATTATACACTTGCGGAAGACGCGGGCTGA
- a CDS encoding AraC family transcriptional regulator: MSPFSASMQAAALILTLFSGISDLYRHRKVHMNLTRAATSLSVFATLVCYNVATYFIISPALYEPSLGHRIFFGIYLSISLYNIVSSLFYFMHIAEAIEKPEKYSSLLLVVFPVLFAVTYFSKNLVFPVCLTNVLIIVALVFMSYLVIRAVYLQKVSKINLNYVLFCSVLIAAYGSRIYGIQVLSTDILVTAYMACVYALIYLFFLQFYFPGFSWKSSSFHNGETKSDSILLTEECDEDNLEAKSFQKRNLLEGANLHVIENRVERFLQEKVYLDEEIRLPDFAAYLGLTVHQTSYFMNHYKKSNFPEFINYHRFEEVKNMILKESNLNLLEIALACGFNSPSSFHRASVKFSGLVPSELKKGILEKTLEISYELNEKTGLESAI; the protein is encoded by the coding sequence GTGTCCCCGTTTTCCGCTTCGATGCAGGCGGCCGCATTGATTTTAACTCTTTTCTCGGGTATTTCCGATTTATACAGACATAGAAAGGTTCATATGAATTTGACGAGAGCGGCCACTTCTTTGAGCGTGTTCGCGACTTTGGTCTGTTATAATGTGGCAACGTATTTTATTATTTCTCCGGCTCTTTATGAACCGAGCTTGGGACATCGGATCTTTTTCGGAATCTACTTAAGTATATCATTATATAATATAGTTTCTAGTTTATTCTATTTTATGCATATTGCGGAAGCTATCGAAAAACCGGAAAAATATTCGAGTCTTCTGCTGGTCGTGTTCCCCGTTCTATTTGCCGTTACTTATTTTTCTAAAAATCTCGTTTTTCCCGTTTGTTTGACGAATGTTTTAATCATCGTTGCTCTCGTCTTCATGTCGTATTTAGTGATCCGAGCCGTTTATCTGCAGAAAGTTTCCAAAATTAATCTCAACTACGTTCTTTTTTGTTCGGTTCTGATCGCAGCGTATGGTTCCCGAATTTACGGAATTCAGGTTTTGTCCACCGATATTTTAGTAACGGCATACATGGCGTGTGTTTACGCCTTAATCTACTTGTTCTTCTTACAATTCTATTTTCCGGGATTCAGTTGGAAGAGTTCGTCCTTTCACAATGGAGAAACAAAATCAGATTCGATTCTTTTAACCGAAGAATGCGACGAAGATAATCTTGAAGCTAAGAGTTTTCAGAAAAGGAATCTTTTGGAAGGTGCGAATTTACACGTGATCGAAAATCGCGTCGAAAGATTTCTGCAGGAAAAAGTCTATCTGGATGAGGAAATTCGTCTTCCGGATTTTGCGGCGTATCTCGGTCTTACGGTCCATCAGACTTCTTACTTTATGAATCATTATAAGAAGTCGAACTTTCCGGAATTCATCAACTATCATCGTTTCGAAGAGGTGAAGAATATGATTCTTAAGGAATCGAATCTGAATCTCCTCGAAATCGCACTCGCCTGCGGTTTCAATTCTCCTTCTTCCTTTCATCGCGCTTCGGTTAAGTTTTCGGGACTGGTTCCGAGTGAATTGAAGAAAGGGATTCTCGAAAAAACATTAGAAATATCTTATGAACTCAACGAAAAGACCGGTTTGGAATCGGCGATTTGA
- a CDS encoding AraC family transcriptional regulator codes for MMLFDLFRNFVLFSDQASPYLICIHAGSIALSFITGVSEIYRFKKSEMNLTRGLVALSVCGCLILNTAAINFLVSPALENPAFYHRFYFGFYYGINVLPCLWGMFYTIYLLGLLKSPEIYCIYATVSLPIVLILAFVFPDMDSYVRFGDLLGLAIQGTTGVWGLYAIFRLKKSKIYFNYPAMNAMMCVTFLLHYYGVSVRSADLMLIACMIPGHIVVYFFVLEYNFPGFTWREEDHQLRSFGLKPFSNEPSEEIVEEKVQRRNLMEGVNLQVIENRIEKFIKEREYTDEDLRLPDFAAYLGLTVHQTSFYLNQYKKLNFPEFINYHRMEEAKRMILDQAHLNLLEIALACGFNSPSSFHRASIKFTGISPRDLKKEIQRKALTEVAFELQEKTG; via the coding sequence ATGATGTTGTTTGACCTTTTTAGGAATTTCGTTTTATTCAGCGATCAGGCCTCTCCGTATTTAATTTGTATCCACGCAGGTTCGATCGCTCTGAGTTTTATCACCGGCGTCTCCGAGATTTATAGATTCAAAAAGAGTGAAATGAATCTGACTCGGGGTCTTGTGGCGCTGAGTGTTTGCGGTTGTCTGATTTTAAACACGGCTGCAATCAACTTTCTCGTTTCTCCCGCTTTAGAAAATCCCGCTTTTTATCATCGTTTCTATTTCGGTTTTTATTACGGAATCAATGTACTTCCCTGTCTTTGGGGTATGTTTTATACGATTTATCTTTTGGGTCTTTTGAAAAGCCCGGAAATATATTGTATCTACGCTACGGTCAGTTTGCCGATCGTTTTGATTCTCGCTTTCGTTTTTCCCGATATGGATTCGTATGTGCGTTTCGGAGACCTGCTCGGTTTAGCGATTCAAGGAACTACGGGCGTTTGGGGTCTTTATGCGATCTTCCGTTTAAAAAAATCCAAAATCTATTTCAATTACCCGGCTATGAACGCAATGATGTGCGTTACGTTTCTGCTCCACTATTACGGCGTTTCCGTACGTTCCGCGGATCTGATGTTGATCGCTTGTATGATTCCCGGGCATATCGTGGTTTACTTTTTCGTTTTGGAATATAATTTCCCGGGATTTACCTGGAGAGAAGAAGATCATCAACTCCGTAGTTTCGGTCTAAAGCCGTTTTCAAACGAACCGAGCGAAGAGATCGTCGAAGAAAAGGTTCAAAGAAGGAATCTGATGGAAGGCGTAAATCTTCAGGTGATCGAAAACCGGATCGAAAAGTTTATTAAAGAAAGGGAATATACGGACGAAGATCTGCGTCTTCCCGACTTTGCGGCGTATCTCGGTCTTACTGTACATCAGACTTCCTTTTATCTGAATCAATATAAGAAACTGAACTTTCCCGAATTTATCAATTATCATCGTATGGAGGAGGCGAAGAGGATGATTCTCGATCAGGCTCACTTGAATCTCCTCGAGATCGCGTTGGCCTGCGGATTCAATTCTCCGTCTTCGTTTCATCGTGCTTCGATCAAGTTTACGGGAATTTCTCCCCGGGATTTAAAAAAAGAGATTCAAAGAAAGGCTTTGACCGAAGTCGCTTTCGAACTTCAGGAAAAAACCGGTTAA
- a CDS encoding helix-turn-helix domain-containing protein — protein MDFFSEWNLLFYLVLLKDTFNRYLEYFYSASVVISFLTGISGLYKAKKDRLNLVRGIFLLSVCFMLLGHGKSFMLITVFSKSNLTFENRLFYSYYYGFAAVATFSSTFYVMHLFGTLKNPLRYSVYSFASFPAIFAISQLFDELISIVYFAKVMLFTLQMWAGLWTSSQVLKNRMKKIYFNYPLQNFVLCGGVFLHSLGMWLESPLIIMTALSLPGFFIVYFFVLEYNHPDFWKVGFSSELMELKPEDLKSQILQTNPKNLVERLDISRIEERIQKFIDDREFLDEEIRLSDFSAYIGLSLHQASYYLNNYKDLSFTDFLSFHRLEEAKRMIQQKPEINLLEVALASGFNSPSSFRRACIKFSGKPPKEFRNHVLMKMSQPIVLDLQNQLGQTADAYP, from the coding sequence ATGGATTTTTTTTCGGAATGGAACCTTTTATTCTACTTAGTTTTATTAAAGGACACCTTCAATCGATACTTGGAATATTTTTACTCTGCGAGTGTGGTGATCAGTTTTTTAACGGGAATCTCCGGGCTTTATAAAGCCAAAAAGGACCGTTTGAATCTCGTTCGCGGAATTTTCTTATTGAGTGTTTGTTTTATGTTATTGGGACACGGTAAGTCTTTTATGCTGATTACCGTTTTTTCAAAAAGCAATCTCACCTTTGAAAACCGGCTCTTTTATTCTTACTATTACGGTTTCGCTGCGGTCGCAACGTTCTCCTCCACTTTCTACGTTATGCACCTTTTCGGTACGTTAAAAAATCCGCTTCGTTACAGCGTTTACAGCTTTGCCTCCTTTCCTGCAATTTTCGCAATTTCCCAACTTTTTGACGAATTGATCTCCATCGTTTATTTCGCGAAAGTGATGCTTTTTACTCTGCAAATGTGGGCCGGGCTTTGGACTTCTTCCCAAGTTTTGAAGAATCGAATGAAAAAGATCTACTTCAACTATCCACTTCAGAACTTCGTTTTGTGCGGCGGGGTTTTTCTGCATTCTTTAGGAATGTGGCTCGAGTCTCCTTTGATCATCATGACCGCGCTTTCGCTTCCGGGATTCTTTATCGTTTATTTTTTCGTTCTCGAGTACAATCATCCCGATTTTTGGAAGGTGGGTTTTTCGAGCGAACTCATGGAACTCAAACCGGAGGATTTAAAATCGCAGATCCTTCAGACCAATCCTAAAAATCTCGTGGAACGTTTGGATATTTCCAGAATCGAAGAACGGATTCAAAAGTTTATAGACGATCGGGAATTTTTAGACGAAGAGATTCGTTTGTCCGATTTTTCGGCTTACATCGGCCTTTCTCTGCACCAGGCTTCGTATTATCTGAACAACTACAAGGATCTAAGCTTCACGGATTTTTTAAGCTTTCATAGATTGGAAGAAGCGAAGCGAATGATTCAACAAAAACCGGAAATCAATCTTTTGGAAGTGGCGCTTGCGAGCGGGTTCAATTCTCCCTCTTCTTTCAGAAGAGCTTGTATAAAATTTTCGGGGAAACCTCCGAAAGAATTCAGAAACCACGTTCTTATGAAGATGTCTCAGCCGATCGTTCTCGATTTACAAAATCAATTGGGACAAACCGCAGACGCTTATCCGTGA
- a CDS encoding MORN repeat protein: MVLFGSNQRIILALGIVLIASFVSVHCGKKNKTTSKKENSKTSSSQKKNDLDLEPELKERKFFQEDALGQPKKYVEPEESNSENDSYEPPKKETRSLASYLGSSPGCKNGNCKNGPGVYVYDTGEVYSGSFKNDKRHGYGNIQYKDGDKYSGYFQNDKKVGTGTYRFASGAVFSGRFFDDGESAEGHLTVGKKRKECSIIRNKMNCHG; the protein is encoded by the coding sequence ATGGTCCTTTTCGGATCCAATCAAAGAATCATTCTCGCGTTAGGAATCGTTTTAATCGCGTCCTTCGTATCCGTACACTGCGGAAAGAAAAACAAGACGACTTCCAAAAAAGAAAATTCGAAAACCTCGTCTTCTCAAAAGAAAAACGATCTGGACTTGGAGCCGGAACTGAAGGAAAGAAAATTCTTTCAAGAAGACGCGCTCGGCCAACCCAAAAAATACGTGGAACCGGAAGAATCGAACTCCGAAAACGATTCCTACGAACCGCCCAAAAAAGAAACCAGATCGCTTGCTTCCTACTTAGGATCGTCTCCGGGTTGTAAGAACGGAAATTGTAAAAACGGCCCCGGCGTCTATGTGTATGATACGGGAGAAGTTTACTCCGGAAGTTTCAAAAATGATAAGCGACATGGATACGGAAACATCCAATACAAGGACGGAGATAAATACTCCGGATATTTTCAGAACGATAAGAAGGTGGGAACGGGAACGTATCGTTTTGCAAGCGGCGCGGTTTTTAGCGGAAGATTTTTCGACGACGGCGAAAGCGCGGAAGGCCATCTAACCGTCGGCAAAAAAAGAAAGGAATGTTCCATCATCCGCAACAAGATGAATTGTCACGGATAA
- a CDS encoding metallophosphoesterase: MENQISRFLIFLSVFTLIIGLGYTYTGFRLIPGLGAQGWLSWFAWILILLFTLSIPVSYYISLTSRQEGIQTAFSYLAFTGLGFFTILFSLVLLKDITTVSLHGITRFFPSPSGSDQGGAELLQRKEFLNQLLSFSVLGLAGGLTGIGFYQAHKKLKVIHVDVVEENLHSSLDGFKIVQVSDIHIGPTIKKSFLESVVKTINELEPDLVAITGDLVDGPVSKLGHHITPLADLKSKHGTFFVTGNHEYYSGALSWIREVQKHGIRVLLNEHQILEHGSANLTLAGVTDLKAGTIIAEHKTDPYQAMKGGEKSDYKILLAHQPNSVFEGADAGFDLQLSGHTHGGQYFPGNLLIYLAQKFVAGLHKHKDTWIYVSRGTGYWGPPIRLGAPSEISVIRLKKNS; the protein is encoded by the coding sequence ATGGAAAATCAGATTTCTCGTTTCCTCATATTTCTTTCCGTATTCACCCTGATTATCGGATTGGGTTATACATATACCGGCTTTCGTCTTATACCCGGCTTAGGCGCCCAAGGTTGGCTTTCTTGGTTCGCTTGGATTCTGATCCTATTGTTCACCTTGAGCATTCCCGTAAGTTATTACATCAGCCTTACTTCCAGACAGGAAGGAATTCAGACAGCGTTCTCCTATCTCGCCTTCACCGGGTTAGGTTTTTTTACGATCCTGTTCAGCCTCGTTTTGTTGAAGGACATTACCACCGTGTCCTTGCATGGAATCACCCGATTCTTTCCAAGCCCGTCGGGCTCCGATCAAGGCGGAGCGGAACTTCTTCAAAGGAAAGAATTTCTAAACCAACTCTTAAGTTTTTCGGTGCTCGGACTCGCGGGAGGACTTACCGGAATCGGATTCTATCAAGCTCATAAAAAGTTGAAAGTGATTCACGTTGACGTTGTGGAGGAGAATCTTCATTCTTCCCTGGACGGATTTAAAATCGTTCAGGTTTCGGACATACATATCGGACCTACGATCAAAAAGAGTTTCTTGGAATCGGTCGTAAAGACGATCAACGAACTCGAACCGGATCTCGTCGCGATCACCGGAGATTTGGTCGACGGGCCCGTAAGCAAACTCGGTCATCATATCACTCCTCTTGCGGATCTGAAATCGAAACACGGAACCTTTTTCGTAACCGGCAATCACGAATATTATTCGGGAGCCTTGTCTTGGATTCGGGAAGTTCAAAAACACGGGATTCGAGTTTTGTTAAACGAACACCAAATTCTCGAACACGGATCGGCCAACTTGACGCTCGCGGGCGTGACGGATCTCAAAGCGGGAACGATCATCGCGGAACACAAAACCGATCCGTATCAAGCGATGAAAGGCGGAGAAAAATCGGATTATAAAATTCTTCTCGCGCATCAACCCAACAGCGTGTTCGAAGGAGCGGACGCGGGATTCGATCTTCAGTTGTCCGGTCACACACACGGCGGTCAGTATTTTCCGGGCAATCTTTTGATCTATCTCGCGCAGAAGTTCGTAGCCGGACTTCATAAACACAAGGACACATGGATTTATGTGAGCAGGGGGACCGGATATTGGGGACCTCCGATCCGTCTCGGAGCTCCGTCCGAGATCAGCGTGATCCGATTGAAGAAAAATTCTTAA
- a CDS encoding GAF domain-containing SpoIIE family protein phosphatase → MAQADLEFQKLKSILNTSTILNANLDLYQLLPLIMLYSKDLLEAEASSLFLLDETGEFLYCEVALGEKGEIIQKYGRLDVGQGIAGWVAKEKRPIILEDAYSDPRFNQSWDQKTGYRTRSLVCVPLFVEDKIIGTLEILNKTNQRSFDASDLNYLSSLSEVAAIAIQNAKIHDNLKKRILELSLLYEFEKLIVSEKSIHELGNWVLDRILEFLEARTGTIYLADHANQTLRILAAKGIPKEAVHTIVVPFGEGIAGWVAKERKNLLIQNLEEDKRYNQNAKYKFEANSLISSPLIYRDELLGVISVNSKNSGFAFHQNDLEMLGAIANRLSVTIKNADLFHKVVDSDRELQRAREVMLKVIPTTIPYVKGLEIGAEHIPYSNVGGDFYSIFKLDAERTGFLIADVSGHGLSASVIAAVMNTIISTYDKEILSSPSKFFTGLNHALNNKMAGNFVTAFYCVIDTEKNTILYSNAGHNHPLLLQNSTDNMIPLETKGKLIGVIPDLFFEENSMNFKTGDRLVLYTDGISEHSSEDRSKRYSEELISLSIRKSISKTTKEASAQIISDCVEYCNRPKFDDDVTLLVIDRK, encoded by the coding sequence ATGGCCCAAGCTGATTTAGAATTTCAAAAACTGAAAAGTATTCTCAACACGAGTACGATCTTAAATGCGAATTTGGATCTCTATCAGCTCCTGCCTTTGATCATGCTTTATTCCAAAGATCTTTTGGAAGCCGAGGCGAGTTCGCTTTTTCTTTTGGATGAAACGGGAGAATTCTTATACTGCGAAGTTGCGCTCGGTGAAAAGGGTGAAATCATACAGAAATACGGCCGACTCGACGTGGGCCAAGGAATCGCGGGTTGGGTCGCCAAAGAAAAAAGGCCCATCATCTTAGAAGACGCGTATTCCGATCCGAGATTCAATCAATCCTGGGATCAAAAAACCGGTTATAGAACTCGTTCCCTCGTTTGTGTTCCTTTGTTCGTCGAAGACAAGATCATCGGAACGCTCGAAATTCTCAACAAAACGAATCAGCGTTCCTTCGACGCCTCCGATCTGAATTATCTTTCCTCCTTGTCCGAGGTTGCGGCCATCGCGATTCAAAACGCGAAGATCCACGACAATCTTAAGAAAAGAATTCTCGAGCTTTCTTTGTTATACGAATTCGAGAAGTTGATCGTTTCCGAAAAAAGCATCCACGAATTGGGCAACTGGGTTTTGGATCGAATTTTGGAATTTCTAGAAGCGAGAACCGGCACCATCTATCTTGCGGACCACGCGAATCAAACCCTGAGAATTCTCGCGGCCAAAGGAATTCCGAAAGAAGCCGTTCATACGATCGTAGTTCCGTTCGGAGAAGGAATCGCGGGTTGGGTCGCCAAGGAAAGAAAGAATCTTCTCATTCAAAATTTGGAAGAAGACAAACGTTACAATCAAAACGCGAAGTATAAGTTCGAAGCGAACTCTCTCATCTCTTCTCCTTTGATTTACAGGGACGAACTTCTCGGCGTGATCAGCGTCAACAGCAAGAACTCCGGTTTCGCGTTTCATCAAAACGATTTGGAAATGTTGGGAGCGATCGCGAATCGCCTTTCGGTTACGATCAAGAATGCGGATCTTTTCCACAAGGTCGTGGATTCCGATCGCGAACTGCAAAGAGCGCGCGAAGTGATGTTGAAGGTGATCCCGACCACGATTCCGTACGTCAAAGGTCTGGAGATCGGTGCGGAACATATTCCCTACTCCAACGTCGGCGGCGATTTTTACAGCATCTTCAAACTCGACGCGGAACGAACGGGCTTTTTAATCGCGGACGTTTCCGGTCACGGCCTTTCCGCTTCGGTGATCGCCGCGGTGATGAACACGATCATATCCACTTACGATAAGGAGATTCTTTCCAGCCCGTCCAAATTTTTCACGGGACTCAATCACGCGCTCAACAATAAGATGGCCGGAAATTTCGTGACCGCTTTTTACTGCGTGATCGACACGGAAAAAAATACCATTCTTTATTCGAACGCGGGTCACAATCATCCTTTGCTTTTACAGAATTCTACGGACAATATGATTCCTCTCGAAACGAAGGGAAAATTGATCGGAGTCATTCCCGATCTTTTCTTTGAGGAGAATTCGATGAACTTCAAAACGGGCGATCGTTTGGTTCTTTATACGGACGGGATTTCGGAACATTCTTCCGAGGACAGATCGAAACGTTACAGCGAAGAATTGATTTCTCTTTCGATCCGCAAATCCATTTCGAAAACGACCAAAGAAGCCTCGGCGCAGATCATTTCGGATTGTGTGGAATACTGCAATCGTCCCAAGTTCGACGACGACGTCACGTTGCTCGTGATCGATCGCAAATAA
- a CDS encoding LIC10816 family protein yields MNAITIFALALLAVPVFARFARVTKEAMGRYHLIGLGGLFLILGEATRMTADKISPIATLLPVIDIVTVVLAYAGVLFGTLWLSVYYIKHPNEI; encoded by the coding sequence ATGAATGCAATCACGATCTTTGCGCTTGCGTTGTTGGCAGTTCCTGTTTTTGCCCGTTTTGCTCGGGTGACAAAAGAAGCGATGGGAAGATATCACCTGATCGGCTTGGGTGGTTTGTTTTTGATTTTGGGTGAAGCAACCCGGATGACAGCAGATAAAATCTCGCCGATTGCGACACTTCTTCCGGTCATTGACATTGTCACTGTGGTCTTAGCTTACGCGGGGGTTCTCTTCGGGACACTGTGGTTATCAGTGTATTACATAAAACACCCGAATGAAATTTGA